The Liolophura sinensis isolate JHLJ2023 chromosome 6, CUHK_Ljap_v2, whole genome shotgun sequence genomic sequence AGACACAGGACAACCCATCCCATTTCTTTGTCAGACACAGGATAACCCAATCCACCTCTCTATCAGACACAGGACAACCCAATCCGCCTCTCTGTCAGACACAGGACAACCCAATCCACCTCTCTGTCAGACACAGGACAAGCCAATCCACCTCTCTGTCAGACACAGGACAACCCAATCCACCGGATTGCACGTGGGAATTAGAATAATATAGGGAGGAAACTCGACAACAACCTTGACTGAATGTGAGAAAAAGAACAAATCCACCACATATAAACTGCATGCGATATCCAGAACAACCACACCACATTAACCAGACTGAATGTGAGAAAAAGAACAAATCCCATCACAACCAGAATGCATGTGAGAATCAGAACAAACCCATCACAACCAGAACGCATGTGAGAATCAGAACAAACCCATCACAACCAGAATGCATGCGAGAATCAGAACAAACCCACCACAACCAGAACGCATGTGAGAATCAGAACAAATCCCATCACAACCAGAACGCATGTGAGAATCAGAACAAACCCATCACAACCAGAACGCATGTGAGAATCAGAACAAACCCATCACAACCAAACTACGCGTGATAATCAGAACATATCCATCACAACCTGAGTGTGAGTGAGAATCAGAACAAACCCACCACAACCGGACTGCGCGTAAGAATCAGAACAAACCCACCACAACCAGAACGCTTATGAGAGATTCAGAACAAATTCACCACAACCAGGCTGCATGTGAGAATCAGAACAAACCCACCACAACCGGGCTGCATGTGAGAATCAGAACAAACCCATCACAACCGGGCTGCATGTGAGAATCAGAACAAACCCATCACAACCGGGCTGCATGTGAGAATCAGAACAAACCCATCACAACCAGAATGCATATAAGAATCAGAATAAACCCACCATAACCAGAATGCTTGTAAAAATCAGAACAAACCCATCACAACCGGACTGAATGTGAGAATAAGAACAAACCCACCACAACCGAACTGAATGTGAGAATCAGAACAAATCCACCATAACCAGAATGCATGTGAGAATCAGaacaaacccacgaccacatgAGTGCGCGTGAGAATCAGAACTAACCCACCACAACCGGACCGTGAGGCCCAGAACAAACCTACCATAACCGAACTGTGAGGCCCAGAACAAAACCGACCTGCAGGTAATATCCAGAAAAACACATAGCGACCGGAATGGATATGAAAATAACAAACTACATTATTCCCACTAATCTGTGACAAGGCATTGCAAGCCCCTTCGATCAGTGACAGCCTCCACAAATTCCGTGTCAAACGTAGGGATAGAACCCCCACATCGCGTGCCTCTTGATTCGAGGTTGCGCGCCTTACTCACCTCAACCCACATCACACTACCCCGCTTCTACCTCACTCCATGTTCAATGCCAGAAccaaacaaaataacaacatcCAGACTACAAAGGCCATCATCAATGTGAAAAGCAGAACAAACCTAAAATACCATCTACTTGAAAACCGGATCAAATAAAAGCTACTGCACATcactattaaaatgaaaatgaacttAGCTCATCGTCAGATGTAACAAGCAATGCAAGTCTAGCACACTGCTGTTCGAAATCCTGACCAACTTACAACACTTCCATGTTATTTAGACCATCGAttcctgttacatgtattaataaacGTAAGAATTATTTCTAAGGCGAGAGGCGCGGATCAACAGAAATGCATGTGTGAAGAAAGTCTTAATCCCATAAGCGGCTGTGTGAATTTGAGCGGAGGGTGTGGGGATACTATCAATACCAGCTTAATAATGACATAAAAACCATTACTGTTGGAACTTCCAGAACGAAATAATATTCTTATATAAAAAAGCAGTGGCCGCCCGAACGGTCATAAATACCACCAAAGACAACTTTCGTTCCACAGTCCCGTAAAACATATATGGGATAAAATTTTACCTAAAACAGGCGACTGTTACAGTATCATAACATAACCATACCCACATCTTCCCCATAATCGCGACCTTTTCCAGCTAAATTATATAACAAATATctaagagataaaaaaaaaatgacgtacAAGCTTAGCCGCTGACATATTGTTCCTAATCTAAACTTGAATTCAAATACGACGGAAGTGATTACATCATCATGTGCGCAACGCTTTACGACACAGGGAGGTCTAACATGTTTACAATAGTGGGGTCCTTGTCATATCCCTTGAATTATCCAGTGAAAAAACAAAGTGTTTAGGTCAGTGTGTTAATAGATGTAATACTACTTTAAAGTTGCCTGTGCGAGACCTGATATGTTACTGCACGACTACGCTGTTGACGACAGTTTTACTGCACAATAAGGTGCAGTAAACTGTAAGTAGATCAAGATGACCAGTAGCTTAAAATAAAGATAACCCGGGGAATTTCATGTGTAGTGTagaatctaaaaaaaactgtagaTATTCGACAGGGCTTGATTTAAGGTTCGTACAATGGAAAACTTCTCCTTACTCTTAACTTAGgtttaaattatacattattttaCCTACCACaagtgaatatacatgtatcttttacaTGCAACACGGGGTGCCACGTGAAGACCggtaattaataaaaaaaattaacgagcttataattaattaaattccCAGGCAGCTTAACCCACAAAAACAGGAAATGTAGTTTCTACATGTCCTGTGACAATtccatatacattatatataatgttaggACTTTTCGTTAGTTTAAAACCTGTGAAGTAATAGACACAAATATCATTTACTGCAATCTGTTCTCCAATCATTTCATTCAGGCCTTATTGGATTCTTATGTGCCACATGTGTCTGACATCACCATGAGTGACAGATACACGACACATCACGCCACAGCATATGCCTAGGACTAACAACCTGTTATTTTTCCATTATTCACATGTCAAAGTTTTGTATTTTGGGGCACTCTCTAAATCTGAAGGTAAGAACTCCCAGTTGTGATTGAAAGACTTCATTAGTAGAAATCCTGATTGAAAGACTTCATTATTAGAAATCTTCATTGTATGGTGGAGGAATTTATTACCGCGAGGGGCCAGGGAGTACTAATTTGACAGCAGTTCATGGTGCAAAGTTTTACCGTGTTTTAATGTACCAAAGGTCAATAAGTACCTTCTAAAACACACCTATAATAAACTAGGCCAAAAGAATCCCAAaattaaagataaaaattgCAAGAAATGCCTTTTTCCCGAACCATTCCAGGGGTGATAATTCTCATGGTGTCGACTTGATCGAATTTGGTGTGTTTGCGTTGTGGAAACATGTCGGACATGAACAGGTACTGTTTTCTCAATAACGCGACATGAAAACTCGGAAAAATCCTcactgaagttacatgtacatgtattttgctgcCACGCACATTCTGAAAGATACACGATTGTCAGCATTGTGCAGTTCTTCCCATTACACGCTACAATTTGATTCCTGTGCTCTTCAGCGTTAATCTACGCTTCAAGCACATGGGGGTGCAAAATGTACTATTCCACTGTTTTAACTCTGCTATATCAGATGATGCGATGCAAGTCCAGCTTGCTTTTCGGCTCGCTGTACAGGTGGAAATTCCATATTTATTTTCTCTATGACAGTGATATTCGCAGTGAATATGTGGACTCGACGATAAAGATCTTTTCTGCTCCCACAGAACTGGAATGGTACCTTTCCAAGAGATTGGCGCAATCAAAAAAGGGCAGGCGCTGAACATTGGTGTCACAGACTCAACAACTTTTCCACGACACACACAAGCCgcgccaaaaaaaaataactatttaAAACTTATTTGACAATTACCGTAACTCATACCGTGACTGGACGATAAAAATCAGTACAAACGTGTATTTTGCCTCGCAACAGACACCACTCGCAACACAAGACGGATACCCAAATACCATTATAGAACCATgtttttcaataatttattcatcCAAGCCGTCCTTGTCGTTCAGCTTTCTCCAGGTGTTTTTACACAATCTACAATTCTTCTCATTAACCCAAATATATCAACAACCAAGAGCATAAGCTCACAAACGTTAAATGAATAACAAATTATACCGTACAAGTTTACCATTTAAACATGCATACAAAAATAGTGATATACAAATGAACACAGAATGAGAGATATTTCTGCAGTTACGTGTTTTGTAAGCGTTTTGTAAGGCCTATTGTTCAGacactgtaaatgttttataacaGAACTGTGATACACGCAAACTGTATATGACGCATATGACTGTATATTATAGTATAATTCAGTATATGTAACTCCTGAACTACAAATTTAAATACGCCAATACACTTACAAACAATTCAACACAAAGGCCGGAGATTTGTTGTAAaaactatatgtataaaaatactatatgaataaaaaccttaaaaatATTGACTGTGTTGAGGTCATCAACTGTTCATCATGATAAGGGTTACCACATGAGGATGTCTTTTGGCagttttatgttgaaataagacatataaagaaaatatatgcaaTTATAGCATGCCGTGAAATGAGTTGTATttggaaaacatgaaaatttaatACAACTGACTTTGGTACCACTTCCTGAACTGATTATTTTCTGGCATGGCTAGATTTGGATGAAATGCATGTTATTCGTGAGAAAACGTTACTCGCCCTGTGTACCTTTTTCGATCGCTTTCtgtgtttctttttctcttGCACTGGAAAGGAGCTATGCCATTCTGACGGTGTGCTCTCCAGAGTGTCAGTGATATGAACGATTTCATCTGGGTCTTCTCCCAGTTTGGAATAGCTTCTCTGGCGGATCACGCTTATTGCACTCGGTATCTCTTGTTGGATTGTCAAGCTGATTTGTCTATGAAAAGGCTTTCGCGACACACTGTCCTGAACATCACAACTCTGAGACCCGAGTCCGTTTTCAACTCCAGTACTTCGCTTTACCCATACGTCGTGGCTAGTGGAAATCACAGGTGGTTCGTCAACGATGTCCCCAAATACTCGGTCGTATGAATCCCTCATCTCGGCCAATGCTTTATCGTAAGAGTCACGGCGTGACCGCCGAAAAGAAATGGGCTCATCACACGGTTCTGACGAGGGCTGGCAAGATGTGTCTTTCACATGAGAAAGATCGTTAGCCAAGTCACCAGTCCGAGGAAAGTTGTCCAGAGTGTCATTAGAATGTTCTTGGCCGATTTCAACTCGGTCATTGTGGATTTTGTTCAGTTCATTTTGGGTTGGTTGAGTTTGACTCTCATTTAATTCCAGTTGTACTTGACCAGGTTTACTCTCTGTAGGTTGATCATCTTTGGCTTTAGTCTCAATAAGTTCATTGCGGTTGTTTTCTCGCCACAAATCATCACCTTTCCCTTGCCAGTCTATTACAGGCTCATCATTTTCCGATTCTCTTAGAAGGTCGATGTATTTTCTCCGTGCTACAATGCCGGCATCCACCTCATCAAATCCATCCGAGCTTACGCCGTCTTCGTCTtggttttcacttttattttcttcaacatTGTCACCCTCTAAGTCCCGGTAGttatttctgttgaaaatgTTGGTAACAAAACTGAGGTTTGGCAAAGCCCCAGACGAGTTTCGAAACTTCTGCCACAGGGTAGACATGACTCGTTCGTTGCTTGCTTTCAAAGTTGTCAAGTAGACAAACCAACACGATCAGCCTAGTGCGCCTGTGTGCAAGATTGTCAAATGTAATCCACTGTCATCGTTCACCTCAAAACATTTCCACCAGAACAGTTAGTAACTTACTACAAAGATTCACGGTCGGATCTGTAAGCTCAAGTCCTACCTCCTATTGGCCTTCCCACACGTCCGTTCAACAGGTCAGTAGGGCCTACGAACCAGTGTACTACTGAGCATGGGTAAGTCATGTGAAGAAATTCGGTCACGGCATGCCTGCATACGTTGCATCGGTGACAAGTGACGGTGTAGTATAGTTGCTGTAGTTTGACTATAACTCGTAGTTCAAAATCCAGACCGTCACTAGTGTGATGATTCTGCAATAGTATGGAAGGGTTTAGCCTACAGACTGCAGACCGGCTCGCCACCACCCCGCTGCTCTGTTCCTCGTATTAAGCTCTACTGAGACATACGAACTCTCTTACCTGTAGCCAGGGTTGACTTGAGGTGTACATGGTCCGCTACACAACACTACACACCACCCAGCTACCAGGTAAACCGGCTTTTGTCGCCATGTGACCCACTTTACCAAATAAATACTTAGATAAACTGGTCTGCACTCAAAGCGCAGGCGCGCCGGAGTAATGCACCTCCCCACTCCCCGACCCCTCCGGCTTTGTTTGACATCACCCAAGCCGATTATGTCGCCCACAGCAAAATGTTATTACAATCATCCACATTGTACACAGTGTCATTTGTTTCCCGTTTAAGTGAAGTTTAGCTCAGTCTGCCATCAAACTGTACAGCcgaataattaaaatttaattatacaGGAAATgcagtgtaaaaatatttttgtgatttaattttagatcaaattaaaacttaaaactgtaCCATGCGCGGTCCATACAGAACGGTTTTGAATAAGTTTTTCTGATTAACTGTTTCAGGTTATTTTTATAATCGTAGTgcctttttcttatttttgtcgTTATAATACAAAACTGAATCCATTACACATAAAATAACGCATTATTGTTTAAGGAATAGATTTAAATTCTTAATAAGGAAATGTATAATGGACAGACATAAAGCATTAAGCGGGAaggaaaatgtaaaaacatactCCTACAAATGCCACGTTAAACTTTAACCCTATTTTTCAACCTATTTTCAGTGAAATCGCGGCCcgtaatgatacatgtaatgatatCAATGTTAGGCCAATTGAGTCCAATTGAGGGAGGGGTAATTCCCATTGACAGGCCAGTTACCCTCCTGCTCAGTAGGAGATGACAGGTCAGGTGTGGGGTAGCTGTCGGTGTCACCGGTCACACTGGCCAAACACGTGGGGGCCAGCGCGGTATCATCGCCCCAAAACGGCAGGAAGTAACAGTGACAAAGTTAAAATGACAGATGTGCCAGTGGCAGAACAATTCGGATTATCTGTCTCTTGGTTAGTGAAAAGTGgaatataaatacacatttatactgattcatgtatatttgtctTTGTTTGTTGTTCAGTTTTGTAATAATCTTGTTGACAGCAATATTTAGGAatgaacatgtactgtattCAAGTGAGTCGAAAACAACGTACACGTACAGAAACATTTATAATGCTTGATCCCAAGCTCAGTGATAAATATACTCACACCCTACACCACACCCACTTTGCCACACTATTTTTAGACACCTTGTGAATGGGTTACGTAAAACCAGTTCCGGACGTTTTCTCTAAGTGATTATAAGTATGATCTCAGGGCATGCTGTGAACTAAATGACCCACAATTCTAACAGCCATTGTGGCCGCCCCGATACATTTTCGGTCATCTTGAATGCGACCAAGAAGAatgcaagaaaacaaacacGGACAATGGACATTGTTATCACGTGTATTGACAGACCGGACATTCGAGATCAGTGCGAGAGGTTTTGCCTGTAATGGATTGAACACCCAAAATCCTTGAAAACATGTGATTGGAACATGTCATCAATCCTTGATTGGAATTATACGACTTTGCGTAGAAATATGGAAGGAATTAGTTGCTGTTCATGTAGCTTCACTGAAGGGAGGTTATAACATAGAGACGAGGTTctgtaatttaaataaatttaaggaaACCTGAGCTTGAATCTGTGTCAAAAGTTATGCACATTTCGCT encodes the following:
- the LOC135468589 gene encoding uncharacterized protein LOC135468589, with translation MSTLWQKFRNSSGALPNLSFVTNIFNRNNYRDLEGDNVEENKSENQDEDGVSSDGFDEVDAGIVARRKYIDLLRESENDEPVIDWQGKGDDLWRENNRNELIETKAKDDQPTESKPGQVQLELNESQTQPTQNELNKIHNDRVEIGQEHSNDTLDNFPRTGDLANDLSHVKDTSCQPSSEPCDEPISFRRSRRDSYDKALAEMRDSYDRVFGDIVDEPPVISTSHDVWVKRSTGVENGLGSQSCDVQDSVSRKPFHRQISLTIQQEIPSAISVIRQRSYSKLGEDPDEIVHITDTLESTPSEWHSSFPVQEKKKHRKRSKKVWKKTKKAARVSWKWLKRSFIAYASSYHHGIPMTVAMYGGSRHQGRPKFYDYR